The Oryza glaberrima chromosome 9, OglaRS2, whole genome shotgun sequence genome includes a window with the following:
- the LOC127785186 gene encoding glucan endo-1,3-beta-glucosidase 5-like → MGAFAAALLALLLAAMAAPPAEAAVGVNWGTLSSHRVPPPVVVDLLRANRIGKVKLFDADPAVLRALAGSGLQVMVGVTNAELAAVAGSPAAADAWVAQNVSRYVGRGGVDIRYIAVGNEPFLTSYQGQFQSYVIPAMTNIQQSLVKANLASYVKLVVPCNADAYQSASLPSQGVFRTELTQIMTQLAAFLSSSGAPFVVNIYPFLSLYQSSDFPQDYAFFEGSTHPVVDGPNTYYNAFDGNFDTLVAALGKIGYGQLPIAIGEVGWPTEGAPSANLTAARAFNQGLMNRVMNNKGTPLRPGVPPADVYLFSLFDEEQKSILPGNFERHWGIFSFDGQAKYPLNLGLGNPVLKNAREVPYLPSRWCIANPAQNLDNVANHLKLACSMADCTTLDYGGSCYGIGEKANVSYAFNSYYQQQKQDAKSCDFDGNGMITYLDPSMGECRFLVGIDDSKSSAVSSCGCGCGVCCGVWVLFFWVFMYLRMLGSV, encoded by the exons ATGGGCGCcttcgcggcggcgctgctggccCTCCTGCTGGCCGCGATGGCCGCGCccccggcggaggcggcggtcggGGTGAACTGGGGCACCCTGTCGTCCCACCGCgtcccgccgccggtggtggtggaccTGCTCCGCGCCAACCGGATCGGGAAGGTCAAGCTCTTCGACGCCGACCCGGCCGTGctgcgcgcgctcgccggcaGCGGCCTCCAGGTCATGGTCGGCGTCACcaacgccgagctcgccgccgtcgcgggatcccccgccgccgccgacgcctggGTCGCGCAGAACGTCTCGCGCtacgtcggccgcggcggcgtcgacatcCG ATACATTGCCGTGGGAAATGAGCCGTTCTTGACGAGCTACCAGGGTCAATTCCAGTCATATGTTATTCCAGCAATGACAAACATTCAGCAATCGCTGGTGAAGGCTAATCTTGCTAGCTATGTGAAGCTTGTTGTCCCATGCAATGCTGATGCTTATCAGAGTGCTTCTCTCCCATCACAAGGAGTTTTTAGGACTGAACTGACTCAGATAATGACCCAGCTCGCCGCTTTTCTCAGTTCTAGTGGAGCGCCATTTGTGGTCAATATATACCCTTTTCTCAGTCTTTATCAGAGCTCTGACTTTCCACAAGATTATGCCTTCTTCGAGGGATCTACTCACCCGGTTGTAGATGGTCCTAACACATACTACAATGCTTTTGATGGCAACTTTGACACATTAGTTGCTGCGCTGGGTAAAATTGGATACGGACAGCTACCGATTGCAATTGGTGAAGTTGGCTGGCCAACTGAAGGAGCACCGAGTGCAAACTTAACTGCAGCAAGGGCATTCAACCAAGGTCTTATGAATCGTGTTATGAACAACAAAGGAACTCCGCTTCGTCCTGGTGTACCTCCAGCTGATGTCTATCTTTTCAGCCTTTTTGATGAAGAGCAAAAGAGCATACTACCTGGAAACTTTGAGAGACACTGGGGGATCTTCTCATTTGATGGACAAGCCAAGTACCCATTGAATCTTGGTTTAGGGAATCCGGTACTTAAGAATGCTAGAGAGGTGCCATATCTTCCATCACGGTGGTGCATCGCAAACCCTGCCCAGAATCTTGATAATGTTGCAAATCACTTAAAGCTTGCTTGCTCTATGGCTGATTGTACCACACTCGACTATGGAGGTTCCTGCTATGGCATTGGAGAGAAGGCCAACGTTTCTTATGCTTTCAACAGCTACTATCAGCAACAGAAGCAGGATGCTAAGAGTTGCGATTTCGATGGGAATGGGATGATAACTTACCTTGATCCATCCATGGGCGAGTGTCGCTTTCTTGTTGGAATTGATGATAGTAAAAGCTCTGCAGTTTCCTCCTGTGGCTGCGGTTGTGGGGTTTGTTGTGGGGTGTGGGTTCTATTTTTCTGGGTGTTCATGTACCTTAGAATGCTGGGTTCTGTCTGA
- the LOC127783645 gene encoding uncharacterized protein LOC127783645 — protein MGISKTEVNLLRLLDSAPRQQNQAKLIHYVTTSRELLEKLAAENTSEGISSIAKGRLNEYSERIEELAARLASLVPGYENAVEAIRKEESYLEGEQIRSPIALSPGLRRLLIALQEIEQPTNAKERNVAEPLRLDEAAQANIEKYRNLQEDLTDEIVELARQLKDSSLMMNQSVQATEKILDSTERAVAYSLAGTDRANARAVEVSSLTSKTTCFQWFLLFVMTCMFIMVVLLIRVT, from the exons ATGGGCATCAGTAAGACTGAAGTGAATCTGCTGCGGTTGCTTGACTCGGCTCCGCGGCAGCAGAACCAGGCTAAACTCATTCAT TATGTCACCACATCGAGGGAACTGTTGGAGAAGCTGGCAGCGGAAAATACGTCAGAAGGGATATCAAG TATTGCAAAAGGAAGGCTAAATGAGTATTCAGAGAGGATTGAGGAACTTGCCGCAAGGCTTGCTTCTCTAGTG CCTGGTTACGAAAATGCTGTTGAAGCCATCAGAAAAGAAGAAAGTTATCTTGAAGGGGAACAAATTAGAAGTCCAATAGCCTTATCCCCTGGATTGAGGAGGCTATTGAT AGCTCTGCAAGAGATTGAACAACCTACCAatgcaaaagaaagaaatgttGCAGAACCTCTTAGATTAGATGAAGCAGCCCAGGCAAACATAGAGAAATATAG GAATCTGCAAGAAGATTTGACTGATGAGATTGTTGAATTAGCACGCCAGCTGAAGGATAGCAGTCTTATGATGAACCAGTCTGTGCAAGCAACAgagaag ATACTTGATTCAACTGAAAGGGCTGTGGCATATAGCTTGGCAGGCACTGACCGTGCAAATGCACGAGCTGTGGAGGTGTCTTCGTTAACCTCCAAAACAACTTGTTTCCAGTGGTTTCTGCTTTTTGTAATGACCTGTATGTTCATCATGGTTGTTCTACTTATACGGGTAACCTAA